The Culex quinquefasciatus strain JHB chromosome 2, VPISU_Cqui_1.0_pri_paternal, whole genome shotgun sequence genome contains the following window.
tcagccggattaaaaaatgcaaaaattaaaattgaaaaaagaccgacttcgtaaagaattgctcagtagCGAATTAAAAttaacgaatccgctctgtattaTTCTTCGTGTGgtccaaatattttatttttttaatcgtttAGAGCTAAAACGTGGTTTTAATCTTTTTCCCATTTTGTTTTCAATGGAATTTATCACCATCTcttcccggacaattttacatgagAATCAATAATAACATCAGAGTTAACAGTTTTTCGAGCAGTTTGGCATAGATATTGATAGCTCTTTCCAATTAGTCtacttttttgcttaaaaaactgattatttccaacaaacacatcttattttttttatttaaatttatgttatgttttacatctaaaaataatcataatttaaatttaaataataaaataaaatataatactttGCAACAATAAACATCTTATTTCCAAGAAATCAAATATCTTCTAATTCCACTGCTGGGTCCACCTTCCTCTTCGTACTCCACGTAACCGCGACCGATTCCGTCGTTCCACTCAACGTCCTTGCCTCATTTGATCGCGTCACTCCCGTCACTGCATCGGTTGGCCGCGATTTACCACCATCGTCATCCTCGGGCTCCGATGCCGGTGGCCGGATGTTCGGTTCCGTCGCCGCGAGTACTCTCTTCAACAGTGCATCAATCAGCGCTGCACTTCCGGCGCCATTATTGTTGGCACCGCCGCCAGGCTCCCCTCCTCCACCGACGGCCAACCTCGGGGCTTTGTTCGCACCGTTACCGCCGACCCAGTCAAACACGGACGGATTATTGTTTCCGGCATCGCTGACCACGCTCACCAGCCGGTTGTTGCTGGTGTCACCGGACAGATTGATTGTGATATCACTTCCGTTCGCCACCAGCACCAGGACGGGGGCGGGGGAGGCCTGGAAAGAGGGGTGGTGAGAAAGTGAGGAAAACCCGGATTCAATTTTCCGCTTGATTTCAAGTACGTGGTGGCAGTGTAGGGTGAAGTAATTAATTTCCAACTgatcaatttgtttttgcatttttttaacttttgattttgaaaagtggcaaatgaaaaaaaaataaatgattcctTGTAAAGTTGAACAGTTTCTCTAAATTTTTAGAGTTTACCCTAAGTGCTTGAACCCACATTTTTCCAGTTTATTCAGGTGTCCAGGACACTCTCTACCGACATTCTTCTCACACATTGAATTCTATTTACCCAAGCCAATCCCATCAGTCCGGTGAACGTAATTAAAACGGAACGCATGGCTGGAAGTCACGATTCGGTGGATTTCCTATCAACTATACTATTGTGGCGGTAGATCCTTGTCACCACAGGACTCTCTCGCTCTCCCAGCCAGCCAGACCGACGTCTTTCGTAATCCCGTTTCGAATTTATGTCTCACTAGCCAAGAAGGAGTGACCAAAACCACAGCATCCGCACGACTGAACGATACCCGACAAGTCCGGCCGAGCAACAAGTTAGAAATTTAAGCTAGAGATGGTGCACGCCCAACTGCCTTAGTAGCGCTGACTAATCTAGAGAAAGAGTGGTCTTACGAGAAATGGAAACTGAGTTTTACGAGGCTGGATCTAGCTCTCGAGAAGCACACTTTGCTGGTGGTACCTTGGGAACAATGTTTACTGCCCTAGCTGGCCTTTTTACAGCCTTTCCCTCCTCTGGAATGTGTACTTGGCTGCCTCAGTTGCACTAACTGGCCTGGCCTGCAGCAGAGATAAGAAGGGCAAACACGGCCAAAGGGATTTGGTTGCAACTGGCAAAAACACAAACCAATGCAATAAGTGTGTTTTCGTAGCCGGCCATCTCTTCCGTATCTTTCCGGGAAAGAGGTAATAACCGATGCCATTTGGATGACCTGAAGAAGAACTTTTGAGATATGCCCGAATGTGACTTGAATTAATCGACTAGCATTGTATTTCCTTTTCCGTTTATCTTAGTAATTCGTGATGTTGATTTGgtcaaacaatttaaagtaaTAAACAATGACCAATGggcaactcacacgaaatcgggaaaagttgcctcgacccctcttcgatttgcgtgaaacttttttctaaggggtaacttttgtccctgatcacgaatccgaggaccgttttttgaaatctcgtgacggaggggcggtacgaccccttccatttttgaacatgcgaaaaaagaggtgtttttcaataatttgcagccagtgatgagatagaaatttggtgtcaaagggacttttatgtaaaattaccacgttcaaaaaactgatttttgaaggtttactcagatgctttctataaatttggtcatagaaggcgtagattaagAGATAAAATTTCTgtgatgggacattgtatttctacGAATcccctggacactattttccgtgcttatagcgccacaactcgctctctataacagtattcctaattccagtctactctcaccaagtcgtcatggacTATTGGTTAGCAtatttgcttaccaatccaaaggacggaggatcgagccccgcctcgagcgactttgatttttcgttcatattcatcatttcaaatttatgtgttcttaactttctcgttgggagcagatgggaatcgaacccagaatcatttgcttacaaagcgaacccCGTAATTCAGTCTGCCACGGCCGCTCCCGAAaagtaagattttcaaaatcatcctaatagtaaaccaccctaatttttaaccaaaccaaaagttgtccctttctatttgcaacaactcttctgaagacaccaaaactccaaaacttcaccatttttcggaaaatccgttttccacttaattttgcgatctggaccactttGTATTGTTTTCAGCCCATGGGCAACAACGAGGCATTTTGAGTTTTGTTCAATCCTACAAAACTTTGATTGAAAGTGATTCTGGGCATATTTCTTATGTTTTTACTTCATTTATTTAAAGATACACGGTTATTTAGTGGGCAAATgagaattttatatttatacagAAA
Protein-coding sequences here:
- the LOC6047107 gene encoding uncharacterized protein LOC6047107 is translated as MRSVLITFTGLMGLAWASPAPVLVLVANGSDITINLSGDTSNNRLVSVVSDAGNNNPSVFDWVGGNGANKAPRLAVGGGGEPGGGANNNGAGSAALIDALLKRVLAATEPNIRPPASEPEDDDGGKSRPTDAVTGVTRSNEARTLSGTTESVAVTWSTKRKVDPAVELEDI